One genomic segment of Sphingorhabdus sp. M41 includes these proteins:
- a CDS encoding NADPH:quinone oxidoreductase family protein, with product MKSTYLAAVCTDLTGPSSIRILEKQARPLSPGEVRIKVRAAGLNFPDLLMTQGKYQFRPDPPFVPGLEAAGEVIEVASNVESIKAGDRVMAGGKGGALAEQWIVSETSVSPLPPSLSFSEGACWQTGASTAWHALVERGHLQPGESVLILGASGGVGMAAVKMAKHIGAIVIGTGSSKEKRNAIKEAGADHVLDPASSELAAEIKALTDGKGVDVVFDPVGGDLALTATRAISWNGRYLIVGFASGTIPSFPANHVMIKTYSLIGVRAGESPRRDPGQATRQSNALRDLAALGVMRPHISHSFPLAESANALSVLEQRQAIGRVVVELHTSS from the coding sequence ATGAAATCCACATATCTAGCAGCCGTATGCACGGACCTCACCGGCCCCTCGTCGATCCGGATTCTGGAAAAGCAAGCCAGACCATTGTCGCCGGGCGAGGTCCGGATCAAGGTTCGGGCAGCGGGCCTCAACTTTCCCGACCTCTTGATGACGCAGGGCAAATATCAATTTCGTCCCGATCCGCCCTTTGTCCCGGGACTGGAGGCGGCGGGAGAGGTGATCGAGGTTGCATCAAATGTCGAAAGCATAAAAGCCGGTGATAGGGTCATGGCCGGCGGAAAAGGCGGCGCGTTGGCGGAGCAATGGATCGTCAGCGAAACTTCTGTTTCTCCCCTGCCCCCAAGTCTGTCCTTCAGCGAAGGTGCCTGCTGGCAAACGGGTGCATCGACCGCCTGGCACGCATTGGTCGAGCGCGGTCATCTGCAGCCCGGGGAGAGCGTTCTCATTCTGGGTGCAAGCGGCGGAGTCGGTATGGCCGCTGTCAAAATGGCCAAGCATATCGGAGCCATCGTGATCGGCACCGGGTCCAGCAAGGAAAAGCGGAATGCGATCAAGGAGGCCGGCGCGGATCACGTGCTCGATCCTGCGAGCTCGGAGTTGGCCGCAGAGATCAAAGCTTTGACTGACGGCAAAGGAGTGGATGTGGTTTTTGATCCGGTTGGCGGCGATCTCGCGCTGACCGCAACGCGCGCGATCTCATGGAACGGACGATATCTCATCGTCGGCTTTGCGAGTGGTACCATTCCATCCTTCCCAGCCAATCACGTCATGATCAAAACCTACAGCCTGATAGGCGTTCGTGCCGGAGAAAGCCCTCGCCGAGATCCCGGACAGGCGACAAGACAAAGCAACGCGCTGCGGGATTTGGCCGCACTGGGTGTGATGCGACCCCATATCTCTCATTCCTTTCCGTTAGCGGAAAGCGCTAATGCCCTTTCAGTGCTCGAACAACGCCAAGCAATTGGACGAGTGGTCGTAGAGTTGCACACAAGTTCTTGA
- a CDS encoding mechanosensitive ion channel, producing the protein MRIGNYALDTELMMVWGEKLGLALIILLGTWILGKAAKWAFAKLVDNVKFLQRDTSAGTSVGESLGKIVSLLIWLFGLLIILRVLGLGGVDAPIQTLLNSIMGFVPNLLGAAIIFFIGMVVARIVRDLVVTALQTVDFDKWANRGGIDAVTGNSTISKTIGTIIYVLIIIPIAILALEALNLESVSGPASDMLRMILEAIPNIIGAAIILGIGYLISKFVVQIISEILPGLGVDQSVAALGILPAKTTLTSVLARIAQVAIMLFFAIAAMRLLGFAELTSILDQVLELGGRVIFGSIVIAVGFLIANLLSKIVGGTDEGSMASTIVRYATIILFTFMGLQFMGVGQEIVQTAFTALVIGGAAAAALAFGWGGRHVAGKMLEDVYANPPKPKAPIARKPATAKPAARKPAVKK; encoded by the coding sequence ATGCGAATAGGTAATTATGCTCTGGATACGGAGTTGATGATGGTATGGGGCGAAAAGCTCGGTCTGGCTCTGATAATTTTGCTCGGAACCTGGATTCTTGGGAAAGCTGCGAAATGGGCTTTCGCCAAACTTGTCGACAATGTGAAATTTCTGCAACGAGACACTTCCGCTGGCACCTCGGTCGGCGAGTCACTCGGCAAGATTGTTTCCTTGCTAATCTGGCTGTTCGGACTGCTTATCATCCTGCGCGTTCTCGGACTGGGTGGCGTAGACGCACCGATCCAGACCTTGCTCAACAGCATCATGGGCTTTGTTCCCAATCTACTGGGTGCAGCGATCATATTCTTCATCGGTATGGTCGTCGCACGGATCGTTCGCGACCTTGTCGTGACCGCTCTGCAAACGGTTGATTTCGACAAATGGGCCAATCGCGGCGGTATCGACGCAGTGACGGGCAATTCCACGATCAGCAAGACGATCGGAACAATTATCTATGTTCTGATTATCATACCGATCGCGATACTCGCGCTGGAAGCGTTGAATCTGGAATCGGTTTCTGGACCGGCTAGCGACATGCTGCGCATGATCCTTGAGGCAATTCCGAACATCATCGGCGCTGCGATCATCCTTGGCATTGGCTATCTGATCAGCAAATTCGTCGTACAGATCATATCTGAAATCCTGCCCGGCCTGGGTGTTGATCAATCGGTCGCGGCTCTGGGGATTCTGCCTGCTAAAACGACATTGACGTCGGTTCTGGCGAGAATTGCTCAGGTAGCGATCATGCTCTTCTTCGCAATCGCGGCGATGCGCTTGCTCGGATTTGCAGAACTGACATCAATCCTTGATCAGGTTCTCGAACTCGGCGGACGAGTCATCTTTGGTTCGATCGTGATCGCAGTAGGCTTCCTGATCGCCAATTTGCTGTCCAAGATTGTCGGCGGCACGGATGAAGGCAGCATGGCTTCGACAATCGTTCGCTATGCGACGATCATATTGTTCACCTTCATGGGCCTGCAGTTCATGGGTGTTGGACAGGAAATCGTGCAGACGGCCTTCACTGCATTGGTCATCGGCGGCGCAGCAGCGGCGGCACTGGCCTTTGGCTGGGGCGGACGTCATGTGGCTGGCAAGATGTTGGAAGACGTCTACGCCAATCCACCAAAGCCAAAAGCACCGATTGCTCGCAAGCCAGCGACAGCCAAGCCTGCGGCTCGGAAACCAGCTGTCAAAAAATAG
- a CDS encoding serine hydrolase domain-containing protein has protein sequence MLKKLASLCVVGALFSTSALAQNEETVRYDRALAAGYKAQFICSGLWNGGKSLADIKADELTGIYERVANIVPTLTEEVDETKHQVRVRFADDAPPRVAIWNSRSGCTSMPIGFDGPDKKMATGERMLVDDQHWPMGDRDAAIPSARRLPSIERAAKRAFEADLYGGKTSAILVIKDGVIHAEAYKQDHDLHTAQRTWSVAKSLAGTLIGHSVQQQMVDINAPVQIPEWQKPGDTRAALTIDQLMRMSSGLVSDTAGNRTDPLYMGGATVTGRATAWPLLYKPGTRFRYANNDTLLAVHAARTQHPDFDPFGFFQKLGMTRTYVETDWQDNYILSSQVWTTARDLGRLGILYLNNGLWNGERLLPESWRTYVSTASGPQPEGRGFGYGATFWLMNQSEGIPKDTFAGFGNRGQYLVIIPSLDLVIVRRGYDTGDKRFDIEAFTRDIVAATTA, from the coding sequence GTGCTGAAAAAACTGGCTAGCCTGTGCGTCGTCGGAGCGTTGTTTTCGACTAGCGCCTTGGCTCAGAACGAAGAAACAGTGCGCTACGACCGCGCGCTGGCAGCTGGCTACAAGGCACAGTTCATTTGTTCAGGTCTGTGGAATGGCGGAAAATCGCTAGCGGATATAAAAGCCGACGAACTCACCGGCATTTACGAACGGGTCGCGAATATCGTCCCGACATTGACCGAGGAAGTCGACGAAACCAAACATCAGGTTCGCGTCCGCTTTGCCGATGATGCGCCCCCGCGTGTTGCGATCTGGAATAGTCGGAGCGGCTGTACATCCATGCCGATCGGCTTCGACGGACCCGATAAGAAGATGGCTACAGGCGAACGGATGCTGGTTGATGATCAGCACTGGCCGATGGGTGATCGCGATGCAGCGATACCATCCGCGCGCCGGTTGCCCAGCATTGAAAGAGCCGCCAAACGCGCATTTGAGGCAGATTTATATGGCGGCAAAACCAGCGCCATACTGGTGATCAAAGATGGTGTAATTCATGCGGAAGCATATAAGCAAGATCATGACCTTCACACGGCCCAGCGCACCTGGTCCGTTGCCAAGTCGCTTGCCGGCACATTGATCGGTCATTCTGTGCAGCAACAGATGGTCGACATAAATGCCCCGGTGCAAATCCCGGAATGGCAGAAACCGGGCGATACCCGGGCGGCGCTCACCATTGACCAGTTAATGCGGATGAGCAGTGGACTGGTCAGCGACACCGCGGGCAATCGGACCGATCCCCTTTATATGGGCGGAGCCACTGTGACCGGGCGGGCGACCGCTTGGCCTTTGCTCTACAAACCGGGGACCCGCTTTCGCTACGCCAATAATGATACGTTGCTCGCCGTGCACGCGGCCCGCACACAACATCCTGATTTCGATCCGTTTGGCTTTTTCCAAAAGCTGGGCATGACCCGGACTTATGTCGAAACCGACTGGCAGGATAATTATATATTATCCAGCCAGGTCTGGACCACGGCCCGCGATCTGGGTCGGCTCGGAATACTGTATTTGAACAACGGCCTGTGGAATGGGGAACGCCTGTTACCAGAAAGCTGGCGGACCTACGTCAGCACAGCTTCCGGACCACAGCCGGAAGGGCGCGGCTTTGGCTATGGCGCCACCTTCTGGCTGATGAACCAGTCCGAGGGGATACCGAAAGACACATTTGCCGGCTTTGGCAATCGCGGCCAATATCTTGTGATCATCCCCTCGCTCGACCTTGTGATCGTCCGGCGCGGTTATGACACTGGCGACAAGCGTTTCGATATCGAAGCCTTCACCAGAGATATCGTCGCAGCGACAACAGCATGA
- a CDS encoding replication-associated recombination protein A codes for MQGLFDDEKDQQRDTEATPDAPLADRLRPRLLTDIVGQDHLVGSEGTIGRMISAGRLSSIILWGPPGTGKTSLARLLADQTELHFKAISAVFSGVAELKKVFAEAEMRFQSGKATLLFVDEIHRFNRSQQDSFLPYVERGTVVLVGATTENPSFELNAALLSRAQVLILNRLDTTALGQLLEKAETIEEKLLPLTVDAREALIASADGDGRFLLNQAETLLSLDIKDQLDPAQLAKILHRRMAVYDKDREGHYNLISALHKAMRGSDPQASLYYLARMLVAGEQPLFLLRRIVRFASEDIGMADPQALVQALAAKQAYEFLGSPEGELAIVQACLYCATAPKSNAAYKAQKTAWKSARDTGSLMPPQNILNAPTKLMKEIGYGAGYSYDPESDDGFSGDNYWPDDMQPQKFYQPVDRGFEHKIRERLDYWENLRAEKTG; via the coding sequence ATGCAGGGCCTGTTCGACGACGAAAAGGACCAGCAGCGCGACACCGAAGCCACCCCGGATGCGCCTTTGGCCGATCGCTTGCGCCCTCGCCTGCTCACCGACATTGTTGGCCAGGATCATCTTGTCGGGAGCGAAGGCACGATAGGCCGGATGATTTCTGCAGGACGGCTTTCCTCGATCATCCTCTGGGGACCGCCGGGAACGGGCAAAACCAGTCTCGCAAGGTTATTGGCAGATCAAACCGAACTGCATTTCAAGGCAATTTCGGCGGTTTTTTCGGGGGTGGCCGAACTTAAAAAAGTCTTTGCCGAAGCTGAAATGCGTTTCCAGTCCGGCAAGGCTACCCTGTTGTTTGTCGACGAGATCCACCGCTTCAATCGGTCGCAGCAGGACAGTTTCCTGCCCTATGTCGAGCGTGGCACTGTAGTGCTCGTCGGTGCCACGACGGAGAACCCGTCATTCGAGTTAAACGCCGCTCTACTGAGCCGCGCACAAGTGTTGATCCTCAACCGGCTCGATACCACCGCCCTCGGCCAGCTTCTGGAAAAGGCGGAAACAATCGAAGAAAAGCTTCTGCCGCTTACCGTCGATGCCAGAGAAGCACTGATTGCCAGCGCCGATGGCGACGGCCGGTTTCTGCTCAACCAGGCCGAAACGCTGTTGTCACTCGATATCAAGGACCAGCTCGACCCTGCGCAACTCGCAAAAATATTGCATCGCCGGATGGCGGTCTATGACAAGGATCGCGAGGGCCATTATAATCTGATCTCGGCGCTGCACAAAGCGATGCGCGGGTCTGATCCGCAAGCCTCGCTATATTATCTCGCGAGAATGCTGGTGGCCGGCGAACAGCCACTTTTTCTGCTGCGCCGGATTGTGCGCTTTGCCAGTGAAGATATCGGCATGGCCGATCCGCAGGCGCTGGTGCAGGCGCTTGCGGCCAAACAGGCCTATGAATTTCTCGGCAGCCCCGAAGGCGAACTGGCGATTGTTCAGGCCTGCCTCTATTGCGCGACAGCACCCAAATCCAATGCTGCCTACAAGGCCCAGAAAACGGCTTGGAAATCTGCCAGAGACACCGGATCGCTGATGCCGCCGCAGAATATTCTTAATGCCCCGACCAAACTGATGAAGGAAATCGGCTATGGCGCAGGCTATAGCTATGATCCTGAAAGTGATGACGGATTTTCGGGCGACAATTATTGGCCGGACGATATGCAGCCCCAGAAATTCTATCAACCTGTGGATCGGGGTTTCGAGCATAAGATCCGGGAACGACTGGATTATTGGGAGAATTTGCGTGCTGAAAAAACTGGCTAG